One stretch of Oncorhynchus tshawytscha isolate Ot180627B linkage group LG19, Otsh_v2.0, whole genome shotgun sequence DNA includes these proteins:
- the wdr61 gene encoding WD repeat-containing protein 61 — protein sequence MSTQYSILFKQEHAHDDAIWTAAWGKSERDGLETIVTGSLDDMVKVWKWSDEKLELQWTLEGHQLGIVSVDVSPNGAIAASSSLDAHIRLWDLEFGKQIKSMDAGPVDAWTVAFSPDSKYIATGSHLGKVNIFGVESGKKEYSLDTRGKFILSIAYSPDGKYLASGAIDGIINIFDIATGKLLHTLEGHAMPIRSLTFSPDSQLLVTASDDGYIKIYDVQHAKLAGTLSGHASWVLNVAFSPDDTHFVSSSSDKSVKVWDASSRACVNTFFDHQDQVWSVKYNGTGSKIVSVGDDRAIHIYDCPM from the exons ATGAGCACTCAA TACAGTATTCTGTTCAAGCAAGAACATG CCCACGACGATGCCATCTGGACTGCTGCGTGGGGTAAAAGTGAGCGGGATGGATTGGAGACAATAGTCACTGGCTCTCTGGATGACATGGTGAAAGTCTGGAAATG GTCAGATGAAAAGCTGGAGCTGCAGTGGACCCTGGAGGGCCACCAGTTGGGTATAGTCTCAGTGGACGTCAGTCCCAACGGAGCCATAGCAGCCTCCAGCTCGCTGGATGCCCACATACGCCTCTGGGACCTTGAGTTCGGCAAGCAGATCAAGTCCATGGATGCGGGCCCAG TTGATGCATGGACAGTAGCCTTCTCCCCAGATTCCAAATACATTGCCACAGGAAGCCATCTTGGAAAGGTCAACATCTTTGGGGTTGAAAGCGGCAAGAAGGAGTACTCTTTGGACACCAGAGGGAAATTCATTCTGAGTATAGCCTAC AGTCCAGATGGAAAGTACTTGGCCAGTGGAGCTATAGATGGAATCATTAACATCTTTGACATTGCCACTGGGAAACTACTCCATACGCTGGAAG GTCACGCCATGCCTATCAGATCGCTGACGTTCTCTccagactcacagctcttagtcACAGCCTCAGATGATGGCTACATCAAGATTTATGACGT GCAGCATGCCAAGTTGGCAGGCACTCTGAGTGGCCACGCGTCCTGGGTCCTCAACGTAGCTTTCTCCCCTGACGACACGCATTTTGTGTCCAG TTCCTCAGACAAGAGTGTGAAGGTTTGGGACGCCAGCTCTAGGGCGTGTGTCAACACATTTTTCGACCATCAGGACCAG GTGTGGAGTGTGAAATACAACGGCACAGGTTCTAAGATCGTATCTGTTGGAGATGACAGGGCCATCCATATCTATGATTGTCCCATGTGA